In a genomic window of Verrucomicrobiia bacterium:
- the rsmB gene encoding 16S rRNA (cytosine(967)-C(5))-methyltransferase RsmB, giving the protein MLKPQNPREIAARILLGRSTRGGFVENRLDAELARHPLPDPDQRLVRELVFGVIRWQATLDHLIDRQISRRPPQPRLRLLLRLGLYQMFWLDRIPDHAAVHETVSLARQTSGPAAAGLVNAVLRAFARQKEPTRQYLAALKDQNPALGFSHPAWLVQRWSARWGDAATRQLLQWNNSPPPLYARVNTLKWSPSDLQARWQKEGVTFEPFAADWLPPGLIFRIQPPGPLPSLASFSTGGFYVQDPSTLLAPLLLQPEPGLQILDACAAPGGKTSWLAQLAANQAFLTAWDATPERLQRLQENLQRLGVARFTVAAADWDAAPLAHFDRILLDVPCSNTGVMRRRVELRWRLTPQELQRLARDQRRLLALAARRLKPAGRLVYSTCSLEPEENQAVVQAFLREHPGWRCADEKTLLPFRDGVDGAYAAVLLPPPR; this is encoded by the coding sequence ATGCTGAAGCCGCAAAATCCAAGAGAAATTGCGGCCCGGATTCTGCTGGGCCGCTCCACCCGCGGCGGCTTTGTCGAAAACCGCCTCGACGCCGAACTGGCCCGCCACCCCCTCCCCGACCCGGACCAGCGCCTCGTCCGCGAGCTGGTGTTTGGCGTCATCCGCTGGCAGGCCACCCTCGACCACCTCATTGACCGCCAAATCTCCCGCCGCCCCCCCCAACCCCGCCTCCGCCTCCTCCTCCGCCTCGGCCTCTACCAAATGTTCTGGCTCGACCGCATCCCCGACCACGCCGCCGTCCACGAAACCGTCTCCCTCGCCCGCCAAACCAGCGGCCCGGCCGCCGCCGGCCTCGTCAATGCCGTCCTCCGCGCCTTCGCCCGCCAAAAGGAGCCTACCCGCCAATACCTCGCCGCCCTCAAAGACCAAAACCCCGCCCTGGGCTTCTCCCACCCCGCCTGGCTCGTCCAACGCTGGTCCGCCCGCTGGGGAGACGCGGCCACCCGCCAGCTCCTGCAATGGAACAACTCCCCCCCGCCGCTCTACGCCCGCGTCAACACCCTGAAATGGTCCCCCTCCGATTTGCAGGCCCGCTGGCAGAAGGAAGGTGTCACCTTTGAACCCTTCGCCGCCGACTGGCTGCCCCCCGGCCTGATCTTCCGCATCCAACCGCCCGGCCCACTCCCCTCCCTCGCCAGCTTCTCCACCGGCGGCTTTTACGTCCAGGACCCCAGCACCCTCCTCGCCCCCCTCCTCCTCCAGCCCGAACCCGGCCTCCAAATCCTCGATGCCTGCGCCGCCCCCGGCGGCAAAACCTCCTGGCTCGCCCAACTCGCCGCCAACCAGGCCTTCCTCACCGCCTGGGATGCCACCCCCGAACGCCTCCAGCGCCTCCAGGAAAACCTCCAACGCCTCGGCGTGGCCAGATTCACCGTCGCCGCCGCCGACTGGGACGCCGCACCCCTCGCCCACTTCGACCGCATCCTCCTGGACGTCCCCTGCAGCAACACCGGCGTCATGCGCCGCCGCGTCGAACTCCGCTGGCGCCTGACCCCCCAGGAACTCCAGCGCCTGGCGCGCGACCAGCGCCGCCTCCTGGCCCTCGCCGCCCGCCGCCTCAAACCCGCCGGCCGCCTCGTCTATAGCACCTGCAGCCTCGAACCGGAGGAAAACCAGGCCGTCGTCCAGGCCTTCCTCCGCGAACACCCCGGCTGGCGCTGCGCCGACGAAAAAACCCTCCTCCCCTTCCGCGACGGCGTGGACGGCGCCTACGCCGCCGTCCTGCTCCCGCCCCCCCGCTGA
- a CDS encoding GreA/GreB family elongation factor: protein MAETNIRAEIEKLAVQGKILTKHVEPLVALTESRYCFHKHWGFGKITTVDTVFARFTIDFKDRPNHQMDLNFAAETLKPIPPTHILARKAMNIEELRQMAALNHLELIKLVLTSFGGKASLDQIQQLLVPDVISEDWRKWWEAARAEMKKDGHFIIPLKKTDPIVYKEETVSPRERLLQEFRAAKGLKARNAVAQQMLRSLGDLPEAEALVREVCAALNAEIVNYQRTQPATALDAIFTRDDLRKAVGLPAEAGEVTEAAIWNQPDIQMAAVLEAAPAPRHRRMLQSFQAAFPESWAQHLLAAINGVSTKLVTELAHILLHEHKLEELKGCLSRLISQHQASSDLLLWLAKERSDTFADILGPEVFRAMLSAIERDQFSERKSNRLRDYIVDDQELLVELISSADIEVIKDLTRALQLSPCFDDMDKRSLLARIVKSYPDMQSLITGEGTRQDNYFLVSWESLERRRNEYNELVQKKIPANAREIAIARSYGDLRENHEYKAAKEMQKLLMRRKAELEHQIQHARGTDFANASTEAVSIGTRVTVTDLETGHVETYTILGAWDTDAERGIVSYLSPIGKALIGKKVGEEAEIEGEHHHNRRFRVESIARAFEAQAEAAPVPAAAAPRAAEPAAAPAPALAEAAPVGGASGGAEAAGGGNG, encoded by the coding sequence ATGGCAGAGACGAACATACGCGCGGAAATTGAGAAACTGGCCGTACAGGGCAAGATTTTGACCAAACACGTGGAGCCGTTGGTGGCGCTGACGGAGAGCCGGTATTGTTTTCACAAGCACTGGGGGTTTGGGAAGATCACGACGGTGGACACCGTGTTTGCGCGGTTTACGATTGATTTCAAGGATCGGCCGAATCATCAGATGGATTTGAATTTTGCGGCGGAAACGTTAAAGCCGATACCGCCGACGCACATTTTGGCGCGGAAGGCGATGAATATTGAGGAATTGCGCCAGATGGCGGCGTTGAATCATCTGGAGCTGATCAAGCTGGTGCTGACCAGCTTTGGGGGGAAGGCGAGCCTGGATCAGATCCAGCAGTTGCTGGTGCCGGACGTGATCAGTGAGGACTGGCGCAAGTGGTGGGAGGCGGCGCGGGCGGAGATGAAGAAGGACGGGCATTTCATCATTCCGCTCAAGAAGACTGATCCGATTGTGTACAAGGAGGAGACGGTTTCGCCGCGGGAGCGGTTGTTGCAGGAGTTCCGGGCGGCCAAGGGTTTGAAGGCGCGGAATGCGGTGGCCCAGCAGATGCTGCGGTCGCTGGGGGACTTGCCGGAGGCGGAGGCGCTGGTGCGGGAGGTGTGCGCGGCGTTGAACGCGGAGATAGTGAATTACCAGCGGACGCAGCCGGCGACGGCGCTGGATGCGATTTTTACGCGGGATGATTTGCGGAAGGCGGTGGGGCTGCCGGCGGAGGCGGGGGAGGTGACGGAGGCGGCGATCTGGAATCAGCCGGACATCCAGATGGCGGCGGTGCTGGAGGCGGCGCCGGCGCCGCGGCACCGGCGGATGTTGCAGTCGTTCCAGGCGGCGTTTCCGGAGAGCTGGGCGCAGCATCTGCTGGCGGCGATCAACGGGGTGTCCACGAAGCTGGTGACGGAGCTGGCGCACATATTGTTGCACGAGCACAAGCTGGAGGAATTGAAGGGTTGCCTGTCGCGGCTGATCAGCCAGCATCAGGCGAGCAGCGATCTGCTGTTGTGGCTGGCGAAGGAGCGGTCGGACACGTTTGCGGATATTTTGGGGCCGGAGGTGTTCCGGGCGATGCTGTCGGCGATCGAGCGGGATCAGTTCAGCGAGCGGAAGAGCAACCGGCTGCGGGATTACATTGTGGATGATCAGGAGCTGCTGGTGGAGCTGATCAGCTCGGCGGACATTGAGGTGATCAAGGATTTGACGCGGGCGCTGCAGTTAAGCCCGTGTTTTGATGACATGGACAAGCGGTCGCTGCTGGCGCGGATTGTGAAGAGCTACCCGGACATGCAATCGCTGATCACGGGCGAGGGGACGCGACAGGACAATTACTTTCTGGTGTCGTGGGAGAGCCTGGAGCGGCGGCGCAACGAGTACAACGAGCTGGTGCAGAAGAAGATCCCGGCCAATGCCCGGGAGATTGCGATTGCGCGGAGCTACGGGGATTTGCGGGAGAACCACGAGTACAAGGCGGCCAAGGAGATGCAGAAGCTGCTGATGCGGCGGAAGGCGGAGCTGGAGCATCAGATTCAGCACGCCCGGGGGACGGATTTTGCCAATGCGAGCACGGAGGCGGTGAGCATTGGGACGCGGGTGACGGTGACCGATTTGGAGACGGGGCACGTGGAGACGTACACCATTTTGGGGGCGTGGGATACGGATGCGGAGCGGGGGATTGTGAGTTACCTTTCGCCCATTGGCAAGGCGTTGATCGGGAAGAAAGTGGGCGAGGAGGCGGAGATCGAGGGCGAGCATCATCACAACCGGCGTTTCCGGGTGGAGTCCATCGCGCGGGCGTTTGAGGCGCAGGCCGAAGCGGCGCCCGTGCCCGCCGCGGCGGCGCCGCGGGCGGCTGAACCGGCGGCCGCGCCGGCCCCGGCGCTGGCGGAGGCGGCGCCGGTGGGCGGGGCCAGCGGTGGGGCGGAGGCGGCTGGCGGGGGCAACGGTTGA
- a CDS encoding response regulator: MVEPTKTTPEPIVILLAEDDPDDRLLTREALAESRLANDLRCVENGEELMAYLRQAGPYAAPGAAPRPGLILLDLNMPRKDGREALAEIKADADLRQIPIVVLTTSKAEEDIFRSYDLGVSSFITKPVTFEGLVEVMKVLGRYWFEIVELPPATPPAGGGS; encoded by the coding sequence ATGGTTGAACCAACGAAAACAACACCTGAACCGATTGTGATTTTGCTGGCGGAAGATGATCCGGATGACCGGCTGTTGACGCGCGAGGCGCTGGCGGAGAGCCGGCTGGCCAATGATTTGCGCTGCGTGGAGAATGGCGAGGAATTGATGGCCTATTTGCGGCAGGCGGGGCCGTATGCGGCCCCCGGGGCCGCGCCGCGGCCGGGGTTGATCTTGCTGGATTTGAACATGCCGCGGAAGGACGGGCGGGAGGCGCTGGCGGAGATCAAGGCGGATGCGGACTTGCGGCAGATTCCGATTGTGGTGCTGACGACGTCGAAGGCCGAGGAGGACATTTTTCGCAGTTACGATTTGGGGGTCAGTTCCTTCATCACCAAGCCGGTGACGTTTGAGGGTTTGGTGGAGGTGATGAAGGTGCTGGGCCGATACTGGTTTGAGATAGTGGAGCTGCCGCCCGCCACTCCCCCCGCGGGCGGCGGTTCGTAG